A window of Zingiber officinale cultivar Zhangliang chromosome 5A, Zo_v1.1, whole genome shotgun sequence contains these coding sequences:
- the LOC121980950 gene encoding pyruvate kinase isozyme G, chloroplastic-like, giving the protein MAIVADIGGMAVRSMPERSNLASSRLAARIRSSFGMGWGLRSRRVSVRSMAIAERGEDAQYSGVSVDHLNPPDTVNERLTVTASNSERKTKIVCTIGPSCNTREMIWKLAEAGMNVARLNMSHGDHESHQKVIDLVKEYNAQSKDNVISIMLDTKGPEVRSGDVVQPILLNEGQEFNFTIKRGVSSGDTVSVNYDDFVNDVEVDDILLVDGGMMSLSVISKTADTVKCKVIDGGELKSRRHLNVRGKSATLPSITEKDWEDVKFGMENQVDFYAVSFVKDAKVLHELKDYLKSHNADIHIMPKIESADAIPNLDSIISASDGAMVARGDLGAELPIEDVPLLQEEIIRKCRSMRKPVIVATNMLESMINHPTPTRAEVSDIAIAVREGADAIMLSGETAHGKFPLKAVKVMHDVALKTEWSISKTVGDPIAAKMFQAVNEDSSPGHTSAMFAFHATTISNTLGTPIIVFTQTGSMAVLLSHYRPSSTIFAFTNNEIVKRRLSLYHGVTPIHMEFTNDAEETFSRAIKFLLDHDHLNNKEHVTLVQSGVHSIWRQESTHRIQVRSVQA; this is encoded by the exons ATGGCGATTGTGGCGGACATCGGCGGTATGGCGGTTCGGAGCATGCCGGAGCGTTCCAACCTGGCTTCGTCACGGCTTGCCGCTCGGATCCGGAGTTCTTTTGGAATGGGATGGGGTTTGCGATCCAGGCGGGTTTCGGTGAGATCGATGGCTATAGCGGAAAGGGGCGAAGACGCGCAGTACTCTGGGGTTTCCGTTGACCATCTCAACCCG CCAGACACAGTGAATGAGAGGTTGACAGTCACAGCATCAAATTCTGAAAGGAAAACAAAGATAGTTTGTACAATTGGCCCTTCATGTAACACACGTGAGATGATATGGAAACTGGCAGAGGCGGGAATGAATGTTGCAAGGCTTAATATGTCCCATGGAGATCATGAATCACATCAGAAGGTCATTGACTTGGTAAAAGAATACAACGCTCAGTCCAAGGACAACGTTATTTCCATAATGCTAGATACTAAG GGCCCTGAGGTAAGAAGTGGGGATGTGGTTCAGCCTATCTTGCTCAACGAAGGGCAAGAGTTCAATTTCACTATCAAAAGAGGAGTCAGTTCAGGAGATACTGTCAGTGTAAACTATGATGATTTTGTTAATGATGTTGAAGTTGATGACATTCTTTTGGTTGATG GAGGAATGATGTCGTTATCTGTGATATCAAAAACTGCTGACACTGTCAAATGCAAAGTAATAGACGGCGGAGAACTCAAATCAAGACGCCACTTAAATGTGAGGGGCAAGAGTGCTACACTTCCATCCATTACTG AAAAGGATTGGGAAGATGTTAAATTTGGCATGGAGAACCAAGTTGATTTTTATGCTGTGTCATTTGTGAAAGATGCTAAAGTGCTACATGAACTTAAAGACTATCTAAAAA GTCACAATGCTGATATACACATAATGCCCAAAATTGAAAGCGCTGATGCAATTCCAAATCTCGATTCAATTATATCGGCTTCAGATGGG GCAATGGTGGCTCGTGGAGACCTTGGTGCGGAACTTCCAATTGAGGATGTTCCCTTGCTGCAG GAGGAGATAATTAGAAAATGTAGAAGCATGAGAAAACCAGTAATTGTAGCAACAAATATGTTAGAAAGCATGATAAACCATCCAACCCCGACCCGAGCTGAAGTTTCTGACATAGCAATTGCAGTTCGAGAAGGCGCAGATGCCATCATGCTGTCCGGAGAGACTGCACATGGAAA GTTTCCACTGAAAGCTGTTAAAGTAATGCACGATGTGGCACTGAAAACTGAATGGTCAATATCGAAAACTGTGGGGGATCCTATAGCTGCTAAAATGTTTCAG GCTGTAAATGAAGATTCTTCCCCTGGCCACACAAGCGCGATGTTTGCTTTCCATGCGACAACAATATCTAACACTCTAGGCACTCCCATTATAGTTTTCACCCAAACCGGATCCATGGCTGTGCTTCTGAGCCACTACCGACCATCATCTACCATATTTGCATTCACAAATAA TGAAATAGTGAAGCGGAGACTGTCGTTGTATCACGGAGTTACGCCTATCCACATGGAATTCACTAACGACGCAGAAGAGACATTCTCAAGGGCGATCAAATTCTTGCTG GATCACGATCACTTGAACAATAAAGAACATGTAACCCTGGTTCAGAGTGGAGTTCACTCCATTTGGAGGCAAGAGTCGACGCATCGAATTCAGGTTCGCAGTGTCCAGGCCTGA
- the LOC121980951 gene encoding E3 ubiquitin-protein ligase Os04g0590900-like: protein MASQSWVPYLPTRDCFMGFCSVYCPQWCYVLLPPPPPPLASSSANASAIFFAAIGILAGALLLLCYRAFASHHCLWLDRYYQTRFPGDNAGGQSTWPNGLDEALIRKIAVHEYRLGDGAVHGTVCAVCLSEFLEAERLRLLPKCGHAFHLPCIDAWLSSRSNCPLCRSNIAPPLHLPPAPEALETERGREEEASRAEEVTVNIENEINVDCEETTPAPEEAVDAIVEARDGDEVRSFLVNADRIHIGIHIGDVLKMKMEDEIAQAKKGVWIGSGGGSSGRRPAGQHRKNKGLHGVMRPVAMKRSCTNGKLWSNTKHVGKGRNGSPLQEEETSSE, encoded by the coding sequence ATGGCGTCCCAATCTTGGGTTCCCTACCTTCCCACTAGAGACTGCTTCATGGGCTTCTGCAGCGTCTACTGCCCTCAATGGTGCTACGTCCTTCTACCGCCGCCGCCTCCCCCTCTCGCCTCCTCCTCCGCCAATGCCTCCGCCATCTTCTTCGCCGCCATTGGCATCCTTGCCGGCGCCCTTCTCCTTCTCTGCTACCGTGCTTTCGCTTCCCACCACTGCCTCTGGCTCGACCGCTACTACCAGACTCGCTTCCCCGGCGATAACGCCGGCGGCCAGTCGACCTGGCCCAACGGACTCGACGAGGCCCTGATCCGCAAGATCGCGGTCCACGAGTACAGGCTGGGCGACGGGGCGGTCCATGGCACGGTTTGCGCCGTCTGCCTCAGCGAGTTCTTGGAGGCGGAGAGACTCCGCTTGCTCCCTAAGTGCGGCCACGCCTTCCATCTCCCCTGCATCGACGCCTGGTTGAGCTCGCGCTCCAATTGCCCTCTTTGCCGATCTAACATTGCGCCGCCTCTCCATCTGCCGCCGGCGCCGGAGGCCCTTGAGACGGAGCGCGGCAGGGAGGAAGAAGCATCACGCGCCGAGGAGGTGACGGTGAACATAGAAAACGAGATCAACGTCGATTGTGAAGAGACAACGCCGGCGCCAGAGGAGGCGGTCGACGCCATTGTCGAGGCGAGAGATGGGGATGAGGTTCGGTCCTTTTTGGTGAATGCCGACCGCATTCACATCGGCATTCACATCGGCGACGTGTTGAAAATGAAGATGGAGGATGAGATCGCGCAAGCAAAGAAGGGGGTGTGGATTGGCAGTGGCGGCGGCAGCTCGGGGCGGCGCCCGGCAGGGCAGCATAGGAAGAACAAGGGGTTGCATGGCGTGATGAGGCCAGTGGCGATGAAGAGGTCATGCACAAATGGGAAGCTCTGGTCCAATACCAAACACGTTGGAAAGGGAAGGAACGGAAGTCCACTgcaggaagaagaaacttcttcCGAGTAG